A stretch of the Ananas comosus cultivar F153 linkage group 14, ASM154086v1, whole genome shotgun sequence genome encodes the following:
- the LOC109720765 gene encoding serine/threonine-protein kinase 16-like: protein MGCSFSGLNAIYGAVGSGGDVWINENRFRILKQLGDGGAAAVFLVKELVPAAAAAAAAAPGGAGGLARKKGVSPSHISADGTYAMKKVLIQSEQQLELVRQEIGISSQFSHPNLLPLLDHAIIAVKGTQEGSKNYEAYLLFPVHLDGTLLDVTKVMQEKNEFLSTINILQIFRQICAGLKHMHSFDPPYAHNDVKPENVLITHRKGQPPLAILMDFESARPARKAIRSRSEALQLQEWASEHTSAAYRAPELWECPSNADIDERTDIWSLGCTLYAMMFGKSPFEDALNEAEENKHLVVRNPEIKWSPGPDTPYPESLRQFVVWMLQPQPAVRPHIDDIIIHVDKLVAKHSS from the exons ATGGGGTGCTCGTTCTCCGGGCTCAACGCGATCTACGGGGCCGTGGGGAGCGGCGGCGATGTGTGGATCAACGAGAACCGATTCCGAATCTTGAAGCAGCTCGGCGACGGCGGGGCCGCCGCCGTCTTCCTCGTCAAGGAGCtcgtccccgccgccgccgccgccgccgccgccgctcctggcggcgccggcggcctCGCCCGCAAGAAGGGCGTCAGCCCCTCCCACATTTCAG CTGATGGGACGTATGCTATGAAGAAAGTCCTTATTCAAAGCGAGCAGCAGCTGGAACTGGTTCGGCAGGAGATTGGTATCTCTTCCCAATTTAGTCACCCTAATCTGCTTCCCCTTCTTGATCATGCCATAATTGCAGTTAAG GGTACGCAGGAAGGATCAAAGAACTACGAAGCTTACTTGTTGTTCCCAGTTCATTTAGATGGAACTTTGCTGGACGTTACCAAAGTTATGCAAGAGAAGAATGAATTCTTGTCAACAATTAATATTCTTCAGATATTCCGTCAG ATTTGTGCAGGATTGAAGCATATGCACAGTTTTGACCCTCCGTATGCGCATAATGATGTCAAGCCTGAGAATGTACTCATAACGCACAGAAAGGGACAACCACCTCTAGCTATTTTAATGGATTTTGAGAGTGCTCGCCCTGCCAGAAAAGCAATTCGTTCTCGTTCTGAGGCATTGCAGTTGCAG GAATGGGCTTCTGAGCACACCTCTGCAGCTTACCGAGCTCCTGAATTATGGGAATGTCCAAGCAATGCTGACATTGATGAGAGAACTGATATATGGTCTCTGGGATGCACCTTGTATGCAATGAT GTTCGGAAAATCTCCTTTCGAAGACGCGCTTAACGAAGCGGAAGAAAATAAACATTTGGTGGTTAGAAATCCAGAAATAAAATGGTCTCCCGGACCGGACACCCCATACCCAGAGTCTCTCCGCCAATTCGTAGTTTGGATGCTTCAGCCTCAGCCCGCAGTTCGACCTCACATCGACGACATCATCATCCACGTCGATAAGCTCGTCGCGAAACACTCGAGTTAA